One genomic region from Bacillaceae bacterium S4-13-56 encodes:
- the polA gene encoding DNA polymerase I gives MMGEQSNKIMLIDGNSIAYRAFFALPLLNNDKGVYTNAVYGFTTMLLKMLEEEKPTHILVAFDAGKTTFRHKTYTEYKGGRQKTPPELSEQFPVLKELLKAFSIPFYELEQYEADDIIGTLSKQAEDQGYDVTVISGDKDLLQLVSEQVTVTLTKKGISQVERYSPEFLKQKYEISQDQIIDMKALMGDASDNIPGVPGVGEKTAIKLLKEYNTLENLYDHLSEVSGAKLKEKLETNKESAFISKELVTINRNSPIEITLQDLEFNGYDSKKVHHQFRDLGFQSLVDRIDSEDGESIGEETEPVTIDFKVVEEVTEDLFTDHMAFILEMIDENYQSGDILGFGLATNEQYYFIEVEKALASNEFKQWIEDPFRKKYVFDAKKTVVALKKKGLSIEGITFDLLIASYLIDPSENHHDIPAICHRQNDYSMPFDEEVYGKGAKQKIPEIEVLSEHVVRKAHILYELRERFEELLKKNEQYELFYELEMPLSLILADMEHIGIKVDKERLDEMGKELQRRLGELEHSIYELAGDSFNINSPKQLGVILFEKMGLPVIKKTKTGYSTSADVLEQLQGEHKIIEKILLYRQLGKLQSTYIEGLLKVIDPITGRVHTRFNQALTQTGRLSSTEPNLQNIPIRLEEGRKIRQAFVPSKEDWIIFAADYSQIELRVLAHMSRDEGLVEAFQKDMDVHTKTAMDVFHVKEDEVTSMMRRQAKAVNFGIVYGISDFGLSQNLGITRKEAKNFIDRYFNSYPGVKDYMDDIVQEAKQNGYVSTIMKRRRYLPDITSRNFNIRSFAERTAMNTPIQGSAADIIKKAMIDLYGQLEEKKFESRLLLQVHDELIIEAPKNEVKALSDLVKKVMENAVELSVPLKVDFNYGDTWYDAK, from the coding sequence ATGATGGGAGAACAATCAAATAAAATCATGCTAATTGACGGGAATAGTATCGCCTACCGAGCATTTTTTGCTCTACCATTATTGAATAATGATAAAGGTGTTTATACAAATGCTGTATACGGCTTTACTACGATGCTTTTAAAAATGCTAGAGGAGGAAAAGCCAACCCACATTTTAGTCGCATTTGATGCTGGCAAAACAACTTTCAGACATAAGACCTATACTGAATACAAAGGTGGAAGACAAAAGACTCCTCCAGAGTTATCAGAGCAATTTCCCGTTTTAAAAGAATTACTAAAAGCTTTTTCTATTCCATTCTATGAGCTTGAACAATATGAAGCAGATGATATTATCGGAACTCTCTCCAAACAAGCAGAAGATCAAGGTTATGATGTGACCGTCATTTCTGGTGATAAGGACCTGTTACAGCTCGTTTCTGAACAAGTGACAGTTACGTTAACAAAAAAAGGGATCTCCCAAGTAGAACGCTATTCACCTGAATTTTTAAAGCAAAAGTATGAAATTTCTCAGGACCAAATTATTGATATGAAAGCATTAATGGGGGATGCTTCTGATAATATTCCTGGAGTTCCTGGAGTGGGAGAGAAGACCGCCATTAAGCTTTTAAAAGAATATAACACTCTAGAAAATCTTTATGACCATTTATCTGAAGTCAGTGGAGCAAAATTAAAGGAGAAACTTGAAACGAATAAAGAAAGTGCTTTTATTAGTAAGGAGTTAGTAACTATTAATCGTAATTCTCCTATAGAAATTACACTGCAGGATCTAGAATTTAATGGTTATGATTCAAAGAAAGTTCATCATCAATTTAGGGATCTAGGCTTCCAATCGCTAGTGGACCGAATTGATTCTGAAGATGGGGAAAGTATTGGAGAAGAAACTGAACCGGTTACAATAGACTTTAAGGTTGTAGAGGAAGTAACAGAAGATTTATTTACTGATCATATGGCATTCATTTTGGAAATGATTGATGAAAATTATCAGTCGGGCGATATTTTAGGTTTTGGTCTTGCCACAAATGAACAGTACTATTTTATTGAAGTTGAAAAGGCGCTAGCATCTAATGAATTTAAACAATGGATAGAAGATCCTTTTAGAAAAAAATACGTTTTTGATGCCAAAAAAACAGTGGTGGCCTTAAAGAAGAAGGGATTATCTATCGAAGGAATCACATTTGATCTGTTGATTGCCTCTTATTTAATTGACCCTTCAGAAAATCATCATGATATACCTGCAATTTGTCATAGACAAAATGACTATTCCATGCCATTTGATGAAGAAGTGTATGGAAAAGGGGCAAAACAAAAAATTCCTGAGATCGAAGTTCTTTCCGAGCATGTAGTGCGAAAGGCACATATTTTGTATGAACTAAGAGAAAGATTTGAAGAATTATTAAAGAAAAATGAACAGTATGAACTTTTTTATGAATTAGAAATGCCATTATCTCTTATATTAGCTGATATGGAGCATATTGGAATCAAAGTGGACAAAGAGCGTCTGGATGAAATGGGAAAAGAATTGCAAAGAAGATTAGGCGAATTGGAACATTCTATTTACGAGCTTGCGGGAGACTCATTTAATATAAACTCTCCAAAACAATTAGGCGTCATTTTATTTGAAAAAATGGGTTTGCCCGTCATTAAGAAGACAAAAACAGGATACTCCACTTCAGCAGATGTATTAGAACAACTTCAAGGGGAACATAAAATCATAGAAAAAATCCTGTTATATAGGCAGCTTGGGAAACTCCAATCTACTTACATTGAGGGTCTTTTAAAAGTAATAGACCCAATTACAGGCAGAGTGCACACTCGATTTAATCAGGCCTTAACACAGACAGGAAGATTAAGCTCTACTGAACCTAATTTACAAAATATCCCGATTCGGTTAGAGGAAGGTCGCAAAATAAGACAAGCTTTTGTACCTTCAAAAGAAGATTGGATAATATTTGCAGCAGACTATTCTCAAATAGAGCTTAGAGTATTAGCCCATATGTCGCGCGATGAAGGGTTAGTGGAAGCCTTTCAAAAGGATATGGATGTCCATACGAAAACAGCAATGGATGTTTTCCATGTGAAAGAGGATGAAGTGACATCTATGATGAGACGTCAAGCTAAGGCGGTTAATTTTGGAATCGTCTATGGTATTAGTGACTTTGGGCTTTCTCAAAACCTTGGGATTACGAGAAAAGAAGCCAAGAACTTTATTGATCGTTATTTCAACAGTTATCCAGGGGTAAAAGATTATATGGATGACATTGTACAAGAGGCAAAACAAAATGGGTATGTGTCAACTATTATGAAGAGAAGGAGATATTTGCCTGATATTACGAGCAGAAATTTCAATATCAGAAGTTTTGCTGAAAGAACAGCTATGAACACCCCAATTCAAGGAAGTGCTGCTGATATCATAAAAAAGGCAATGATCGATCTATATGGACAGTTAGAGGAGAAAAAATTCGAGTCGCGTTTGTTGCTTCAAGTTCATGATGAATTAATCATAGAGGCACCTAAAAACGAAGTCAAAGCCTTGTCCGATTTAGTCAAAAAGGTAATGGAAAATGCAGTTGAGTTATCAGTTCCATTAAAGGTGGATTTTAATTATGGGGACACTTGGTACGACGCAAAATAG
- the hflK gene encoding FtsH protease activity modulator HflK: MSIKRMYMWFALGIGLIILVLVAATSWYTVDESEQAVILTFGQADEDITQPGLHFKLPWPVQTVEILSKETYSLDFGFSTGDNGNSDTVKMITGDENIVLADLVVQWKITEPAKYLYQSNEPKQILYDATSASLRGIIGNSKIDDALTSGKAEIENEVRDQLISLINSYDIGISIIDVKLQEVDLPNEEVRKAFTKVTDARETMNTKINEARKYENKQMEEALGEKDAIISRAEGEKVERIQKAIGDVAEFNALYEEYVQAPSTTKQRLVLETLEKVLPDARVYIMNDDGNTVKYLPLDPKQTTRIQTEGGSESEQ, from the coding sequence ATGAGTATTAAAAGGATGTATATGTGGTTTGCTCTAGGTATAGGATTAATTATCCTTGTACTAGTGGCCGCTACCAGCTGGTATACAGTAGATGAATCAGAACAAGCAGTCATTTTAACCTTTGGACAAGCAGACGAAGATATTACACAACCAGGATTGCATTTTAAGTTACCATGGCCTGTGCAAACTGTAGAAATTCTATCTAAAGAGACTTATAGTTTAGATTTTGGATTTTCGACAGGGGACAACGGAAATTCTGACACAGTGAAGATGATTACTGGAGATGAAAATATTGTTTTGGCAGATTTAGTTGTTCAATGGAAGATTACAGAACCAGCAAAATATCTATACCAATCTAATGAACCAAAACAAATTTTATACGATGCTACATCAGCCTCTTTACGAGGAATTATAGGAAATTCAAAAATAGACGATGCTTTAACTTCAGGAAAAGCGGAAATAGAAAATGAAGTTCGAGACCAGCTTATTTCTCTTATTAACAGCTATGATATTGGGATTTCCATTATTGATGTAAAGTTACAAGAAGTGGACCTTCCAAATGAGGAAGTTCGAAAGGCATTTACAAAAGTGACAGATGCTAGAGAAACGATGAACACCAAGATAAATGAAGCAAGAAAATATGAAAATAAACAAATGGAAGAAGCGCTAGGAGAAAAAGATGCCATCATATCCCGTGCTGAAGGTGAAAAAGTAGAAAGAATTCAAAAAGCAATAGGTGATGTAGCAGAATTTAATGCCTTGTATGAAGAGTATGTTCAGGCTCCTTCCACAACAAAACAACGTCTCGTTCTTGAAACCTTAGAAAAAGTATTACCTGATGCAAGGGTCTATATTATGAATGATGATGGAAATACCGTTAAATATTTACCTTTAGATCCTAAACAAACAACTCGGATCCAAACGGAAGGAGGATCAGAAAGTGAGCAATGA
- a CDS encoding response regulator transcription factor, with the protein MVQRVLIVDDEESIATLLQYNIDQAGFETVVANDGLTALDFASKGKYDLIILDIMLPEMDGIEVCKRLRAQKIETPILMLTAKDEEFDKVLGLELGADDYLTKPFSPREVVARIKAILRRTTQQETKETSAEEVPKQIKIGNLAILPDQYEVYLKGEELFFTPKEFELLLFLAKNKGRVLSRDQLLSSVWNYDFVGDTRIVDVHISHLRDKIEPDTKKPSYIKTIRGLGYKLEEPKLK; encoded by the coding sequence ATGGTTCAGCGAGTGCTAATTGTTGATGATGAAGAATCCATTGCAACTCTTCTTCAGTATAATATTGATCAAGCAGGGTTTGAAACAGTTGTGGCTAATGATGGTCTTACTGCATTGGACTTTGCATCTAAAGGAAAATATGATCTTATTATTCTAGACATCATGCTTCCTGAAATGGATGGCATCGAGGTTTGTAAAAGGTTAAGAGCACAAAAGATAGAAACGCCTATCCTAATGCTGACAGCTAAGGATGAAGAGTTTGATAAAGTTTTAGGGCTTGAGTTAGGAGCAGATGACTATTTGACAAAACCATTTAGTCCTAGGGAGGTTGTAGCAAGAATCAAAGCAATCTTAAGGAGGACAACCCAACAAGAGACAAAAGAGACATCCGCAGAAGAGGTACCCAAACAAATAAAAATAGGTAACCTTGCGATATTGCCCGACCAATATGAGGTATACTTGAAGGGCGAAGAGCTGTTTTTTACTCCGAAGGAATTTGAATTGCTTCTGTTTCTTGCCAAAAACAAAGGCAGAGTTTTGTCACGTGATCAATTATTATCGTCCGTATGGAATTATGATTTTGTGGGAGATACCAGAATAGTGGATGTTCACATAAGTCATCTAAGAGATAAGATAGAACCAGATACAAAAAAGCCCTCTTACATTAAAACAATTAGAGGCCTAGGTTATAAACTAGAGGAACCGAAATTAAAATGA
- a CDS encoding MaoC/PaaZ C-terminal domain-containing protein, with protein sequence MLGKKRKLGKKIKEIQVGDSYENEIVIKDRDLLLYLGLTNDANPLYIQHDYASQTPFERPIVPSIMVYGMVSASISMHLPGPGSHVVQSNISYPHPVYHYEKVKLSLKVEEVNVKEHFALIKAEGKREDGKCVLSGVVKVCPAYEPKSMNSHSLDNFY encoded by the coding sequence ATGTTAGGAAAGAAACGTAAACTTGGGAAAAAGATCAAGGAAATACAAGTGGGGGATTCTTACGAAAATGAAATTGTCATAAAAGATCGTGATTTACTTTTGTATTTAGGGCTAACAAACGACGCTAATCCTCTTTATATTCAACATGATTACGCTTCTCAAACTCCATTTGAAAGACCAATTGTTCCTTCTATCATGGTTTATGGTATGGTCTCTGCCTCCATATCTATGCATTTACCAGGACCAGGGAGTCATGTTGTTCAATCAAACATATCTTACCCTCATCCTGTATACCACTACGAAAAAGTTAAGCTATCGCTAAAGGTTGAAGAGGTAAATGTTAAAGAACATTTTGCCTTGATCAAGGCTGAGGGAAAACGTGAGGATGGAAAATGTGTTCTTTCTGGGGTAGTGAAGGTCTGTCCAGCCTATGAGCCAAAATCTATGAACTCACATTCACTGGATAACTTTTATTAA
- the mdh gene encoding malate dehydrogenase: protein MGITRRKVSVIGGGFTGATTALMIAQKELADVVLVDIPNMENPTKGKALDMLEASPVQGFDSDIVGTSNYEDTKGSDLVIITAGIARKPGMSRDDLVNTNAKIMKSITKEIVKYSPDCYIVVLTNPVDAMTYTVFQESGLPKNRVIGQSGVLDSARFRTFVAQELNLSVKDITGFVLGGHGDDMVPLVRYSYAGGIPLEKLIPADRLEEIVERTRKGGGEIVNLLGNGSAYYAPAASLTEMAEAILKDQRRVLPAIAYLEGEYGYSDIYLGVPTVLGGNGIEKIIELELTEEEKMALDKSADSVKNVIKVLQ from the coding sequence ATGGGAATTACTCGTAGAAAAGTGTCTGTTATTGGTGGAGGATTTACAGGAGCTACCACTGCGCTGATGATTGCTCAAAAGGAGTTAGCTGATGTTGTTTTAGTTGATATTCCAAATATGGAAAATCCAACTAAGGGAAAAGCACTGGATATGCTAGAGGCAAGTCCTGTTCAGGGGTTTGATTCTGATATTGTAGGAACATCCAATTATGAAGATACAAAAGGCTCCGATCTAGTAATTATAACAGCAGGGATTGCACGTAAGCCAGGTATGAGTCGTGATGACTTAGTAAATACCAATGCAAAAATCATGAAGAGTATTACAAAGGAAATTGTGAAGTATTCTCCGGATTGTTATATTGTGGTTTTAACAAACCCAGTAGATGCAATGACCTATACTGTTTTCCAAGAATCAGGGTTACCAAAAAATAGAGTTATTGGTCAATCAGGTGTGTTAGATTCTGCACGTTTTCGTACTTTCGTTGCCCAAGAATTAAATCTATCTGTCAAGGATATTACAGGTTTTGTTCTAGGTGGACATGGGGATGACATGGTTCCATTAGTTCGTTATTCTTATGCGGGAGGCATCCCGTTAGAGAAGCTAATTCCAGCTGATCGTCTCGAGGAAATCGTTGAGCGTACCCGTAAAGGTGGCGGTGAAATCGTTAACTTATTAGGAAATGGAAGTGCATATTACGCACCAGCAGCATCCCTAACTGAAATGGCTGAAGCAATCTTGAAAGATCAAAGAAGGGTTCTTCCAGCTATCGCGTATTTAGAGGGTGAGTATGGCTACTCTGATATTTACTTGGGAGTACCGACTGTTCTTGGTGGCAATGGTATCGAAAAAATTATAGAACTTGAGTTAACAGAAGAAGAAAAAATGGCACTTGATAAATCAGCAGATTCTGTTAAAAATGTTATCAAAGTTTTACAGTAA
- a CDS encoding protease modulator HflC yields MSNDNIVDMNEKKPVNSRFYVKTGLGFILLVLVFALFLASVIIVKEGEYKVVRQFGEVVKIEDEPGLKFKIPFIQSVTTLPNKKLVYDVDQKEINTLDKKRMIIDNFAIWHIVGPEDMIENARTVENAEARMGEFIFSAIRSELGQMNYEEIINDEKSSRGNLNETVKDRVNELLARDNYGIQVDDVRIKRTDLPDENEQSVYLRMISERESKAQEYLSQGDAEKNRITATTDRKVKEMISTTNAEAAQIRGEGEKEAARIYNEAFEKDGEFYSLYRTLQSYKQTINGETTIFIPQDSPYAQLLLGYFN; encoded by the coding sequence GTGAGCAATGATAATATTGTGGATATGAATGAAAAAAAGCCTGTAAATTCAAGGTTTTATGTAAAAACGGGGTTAGGTTTTATATTGCTCGTTTTAGTATTCGCTCTTTTTTTAGCTAGTGTGATTATCGTAAAAGAAGGAGAATATAAGGTGGTTCGTCAATTTGGTGAGGTCGTTAAAATAGAAGATGAACCCGGGTTGAAATTTAAAATACCATTTATACAAAGTGTTACTACTCTACCTAATAAGAAGTTAGTGTATGACGTTGACCAAAAAGAAATCAATACATTGGACAAAAAAAGAATGATTATTGATAACTTTGCTATCTGGCATATTGTAGGTCCTGAAGATATGATAGAAAATGCTCGTACAGTAGAGAATGCCGAAGCTCGAATGGGCGAATTTATTTTTTCTGCTATTCGATCTGAGCTTGGCCAAATGAATTATGAGGAGATCATCAATGACGAGAAATCCTCAAGAGGAAATTTGAATGAGACGGTAAAAGACAGAGTTAATGAGCTTCTTGCTCGGGATAACTATGGAATTCAGGTTGATGATGTTCGTATAAAACGGACTGATTTACCTGATGAAAATGAGCAGTCTGTTTATCTAAGAATGATTTCAGAAAGGGAATCTAAGGCTCAAGAATATTTGTCCCAAGGGGATGCTGAAAAGAATAGAATTACCGCTACAACGGATAGAAAAGTGAAGGAAATGATCTCTACTACCAATGCCGAAGCTGCTCAAATTCGTGGAGAAGGTGAAAAAGAGGCAGCACGTATTTACAATGAAGCATTTGAAAAAGACGGGGAGTTTTACAGTTTATACCGTACACTACAATCCTATAAACAAACGATTAATGGAGAAACTACCATATTTATTCCACAGGATTCTCCTTATGCACAGCTTCTATTAGGATATTTTAATTAA
- the icd gene encoding NADP-dependent isocitrate dehydrogenase: MSIGEKIVVENGVMNVPNNPVIPYIEGDGIGPDIWAAASRVLEAAVEKAYNGEKGIVWKEVLAGEKAYNQTGEWLPSETLDVIRDYKIAIKGPLTTPIGGGIRSLNVALRQELDLFTCLRPVRYFEGVPSPVKRPEDTDMVIFRENTEDIYAGIEWQKGSPEVKKVIEFLQNEMGVQKIRFPETSGIGIKPVSEEGTKRLVRAAIDYALREGRKSVTLVHKGNIMKFTEGAFKNWGYELAEQEFGAQTFTWAEYDRIAEEKGKDAANEAQAKAEAEGKIIVKDAIADIFLQQILTRPAEFDVVATMNLNGDYISDALAAQVGGIGIAPGANINFETGHAIFEATHGTAPKYAGLDKVNPSSVILSGVLMLEHLGWREAADLVMQSIEKTIASKVVTYDFARLMDNATEVKCSEFGNAVIENM, translated from the coding sequence GTGTCAATAGGTGAAAAAATTGTTGTAGAAAATGGAGTAATGAATGTCCCAAATAACCCAGTCATTCCATACATAGAAGGGGATGGAATTGGTCCCGATATTTGGGCAGCTGCATCGCGTGTATTGGAAGCGGCTGTGGAAAAAGCATATAACGGGGAAAAAGGAATTGTTTGGAAAGAGGTTTTAGCTGGGGAAAAAGCCTACAACCAAACAGGTGAATGGCTACCATCTGAAACACTTGACGTTATTCGTGATTATAAGATTGCAATTAAAGGGCCTTTAACAACTCCTATTGGAGGAGGAATTCGTTCTCTTAACGTAGCTTTACGTCAAGAACTTGATCTGTTTACTTGTCTTCGTCCAGTTCGTTATTTTGAAGGTGTACCATCACCTGTTAAACGACCTGAGGATACAGATATGGTTATTTTCCGTGAAAATACAGAGGATATCTATGCAGGAATTGAATGGCAAAAGGGATCGCCCGAAGTAAAGAAGGTCATTGAATTCTTACAAAATGAAATGGGAGTACAGAAAATTCGATTCCCTGAAACTTCTGGTATTGGAATTAAGCCTGTTTCAGAAGAAGGAACGAAGCGCCTTGTTCGAGCGGCTATTGATTATGCTCTCCGTGAAGGTCGTAAGAGTGTAACTCTTGTTCATAAAGGTAATATTATGAAGTTCACTGAAGGGGCCTTTAAAAATTGGGGATATGAACTCGCAGAACAGGAATTTGGTGCTCAAACCTTTACATGGGCTGAGTATGACCGTATTGCTGAAGAAAAAGGAAAGGATGCTGCAAACGAAGCTCAGGCTAAAGCTGAGGCTGAGGGGAAAATCATCGTGAAGGATGCAATTGCTGATATATTCCTTCAACAAATCCTTACACGTCCGGCTGAATTTGATGTTGTTGCCACAATGAACTTGAATGGTGACTATATTTCTGATGCATTAGCTGCACAAGTTGGTGGAATTGGTATTGCGCCAGGAGCAAATATAAACTTTGAGACTGGTCATGCTATTTTTGAAGCTACCCATGGTACTGCACCGAAGTACGCTGGTTTAGATAAGGTAAATCCTTCATCTGTTATCTTGTCAGGAGTATTAATGCTGGAGCATCTTGGTTGGAGAGAAGCTGCTGACCTTGTTATGCAGTCTATTGAGAAGACAATTGCAAGTAAGGTAGTAACTTATGACTTTGCACGATTAATGGATAATGCTACAGAAGTAAAGTGTTCTGAATTTGGTAATGCAGTAATTGAAAATATGTAA
- the citZ gene encoding citrate synthase, with protein MSVTKGLEGVIATQTTVSSIIDDQLTYVGYPIDDLAVHSTFEEVIYLLWNSRLPNQQELKELSQQLADEMVLPDEIIQHLKSYDLKTVHPMAALRTAVSMLGLFDPEADVMDEEANFRKSVRLQAKIPTIVTAFARIRQGQEPIAPKKDLSFAANFLYMLSGKDPEPIEVEAFNKALVLHADHELNASTFTARVCVATLSDVYSGVTAAIGALKGPLHGGANERVMKMLTEIGEVENAIPYIEEKLANNEKIMGMGHRVYQNGDPRAKHLKEMSRQLTQLTGQSKYYDMSVKIEEYIKEHKGLPANVDFYSASVYHSLGIDHDLFTPIFAVSRISGWLAHILEQYQNNRLIRPRADYSGPKGQKYVPLEQR; from the coding sequence ATGTCAGTAACAAAAGGTCTTGAAGGGGTTATTGCAACACAAACTACCGTTAGCTCTATCATTGATGATCAGCTTACATATGTGGGTTATCCCATTGATGATTTAGCAGTTCACTCTACTTTTGAAGAGGTAATCTATCTTTTATGGAATAGCAGATTACCTAATCAGCAAGAGCTTAAGGAATTAAGCCAACAACTTGCCGATGAGATGGTTTTGCCGGATGAAATAATTCAACACCTGAAATCTTATGATTTAAAAACCGTCCACCCAATGGCTGCATTAAGAACTGCTGTCTCTATGTTAGGTCTTTTTGATCCTGAAGCTGATGTTATGGACGAAGAAGCAAACTTTAGGAAATCAGTTCGTCTTCAAGCAAAAATACCTACCATTGTGACTGCTTTTGCTAGAATTCGTCAAGGTCAGGAGCCTATAGCTCCTAAAAAGGATTTAAGTTTCGCTGCCAATTTCCTTTATATGTTATCTGGAAAGGACCCAGAGCCTATTGAAGTAGAAGCTTTCAATAAGGCACTAGTTCTTCATGCTGACCATGAATTGAATGCTTCTACATTTACAGCGCGTGTGTGTGTGGCTACACTTTCTGATGTGTATTCTGGTGTTACAGCCGCAATTGGAGCGCTGAAAGGGCCTCTTCATGGAGGAGCGAATGAAAGAGTTATGAAAATGCTGACCGAAATTGGTGAAGTTGAGAATGCCATTCCATATATAGAAGAGAAATTAGCAAACAATGAAAAAATTATGGGAATGGGACATCGAGTATACCAAAACGGAGATCCTCGTGCTAAACATTTAAAAGAAATGTCTAGACAGCTCACACAATTAACGGGTCAATCAAAATATTATGATATGTCTGTAAAGATTGAAGAATATATAAAAGAACATAAAGGTCTACCTGCAAATGTTGATTTTTATTCTGCGTCTGTATATCACAGCTTAGGGATTGATCACGATTTATTCACCCCGATTTTTGCTGTGAGTCGTATTTCAGGCTGGCTAGCACACATTTTAGAACAATATCAAAACAATCGATTAATTCGTCCGCGTGCAGATTATTCTGGACCTAAGGGACAAAAGTATGTACCGCTTGAACAAAGATAG
- a CDS encoding ATP-binding protein → MKGINSRPLLGYSLVIIIIMFSLGVILVQSTRNYVVHTVEERLINEGTYISSYIETRSFEKDSVPDELKKISEQLGIGIAYINQYGELNYYTIHALDLETEKREQVQLYLHKYKEKNISNSKGELVDTLFFYPVPLNDVENHTLLLILEVGLLEDVTRNIWIITAITLSLGIVAIVYIGYGIVGKYIKPMQSVTELADELSKGNYSVRTYEDYYGESGVLTGAVNKLARNLQQMSIQQERLKTVIDNMGSGLLLIDEKGYIQLVNRAFLEVFSGEIKDYVGYLYYEAISYPDIHQTVQEVFMLDQKVIKSMILPLTIQRKFLEITGVPIMNNKMVPKGAVLVFHDITELKMLEKTRKDFVANVSHELKTPITSIRGFAETLLEGNSIDPPTSQQFLSIILKESERLQSLIQDLLELSKIEKDGFKLEKYEFFLSDLVEEVWPILLSQAEQKGINLTKKVDHILVDGDPNRIKQIIVNLIVNAVNYTGQNGQIELIGREEDEWISLVVKDNGIGIPEQELPRIFERFYRVDKARSRNSGGTGLGLAIVKHIVEAHKGKINVQSEVGTGTTFSIYLPRNIKE, encoded by the coding sequence ATGAAAGGAATAAATTCACGTCCACTCTTAGGATACTCTCTTGTTATTATTATCATAATGTTTAGCCTTGGTGTGATTTTAGTTCAAAGTACAAGGAATTATGTAGTTCATACTGTTGAAGAACGTTTAATAAATGAAGGGACTTATATTTCTTCTTATATTGAAACAAGATCTTTTGAAAAAGACAGTGTTCCTGATGAACTTAAGAAAATTAGTGAGCAGTTAGGGATAGGAATTGCTTACATAAATCAATATGGGGAGTTGAATTATTACACAATTCATGCTCTTGATTTAGAAACGGAAAAAAGAGAGCAGGTCCAATTATACCTTCACAAATATAAGGAAAAGAATATTTCTAATTCTAAAGGAGAATTGGTAGATACTTTATTTTTTTATCCAGTTCCCTTAAATGATGTGGAGAATCATACTCTTCTCCTTATTTTAGAAGTGGGGCTTTTAGAGGATGTTACAAGGAATATATGGATTATAACAGCTATTACATTATCTCTAGGGATAGTAGCAATTGTCTATATTGGGTACGGTATTGTAGGAAAGTATATAAAACCTATGCAATCTGTAACGGAATTAGCTGATGAGTTATCAAAAGGGAATTATTCTGTAAGAACCTATGAGGATTATTATGGTGAGTCAGGGGTGTTGACTGGAGCTGTAAATAAATTAGCACGTAATCTTCAACAAATGAGCATCCAACAAGAGCGATTAAAGACTGTCATTGATAATATGGGAAGCGGACTGCTTCTTATCGATGAAAAAGGATATATTCAATTAGTTAATCGTGCTTTTCTTGAAGTTTTTAGTGGAGAGATAAAAGATTATGTCGGTTATCTATATTATGAAGCAATCTCTTACCCTGACATCCATCAAACGGTTCAGGAAGTATTTATGCTGGATCAAAAAGTGATAAAATCAATGATATTACCTTTAACTATTCAACGTAAGTTTTTAGAAATAACAGGAGTTCCCATTATGAACAATAAGATGGTTCCAAAAGGTGCTGTTTTGGTCTTTCATGATATTACAGAATTGAAAATGCTAGAGAAAACAAGGAAAGACTTTGTAGCTAATGTATCACATGAACTTAAAACACCTATTACCTCCATTCGAGGATTTGCAGAGACATTACTTGAGGGCAATTCTATAGATCCACCTACATCTCAACAATTTTTATCCATTATTTTAAAGGAAAGTGAACGATTACAGTCATTAATTCAAGACTTGTTGGAACTTTCTAAGATAGAGAAAGATGGATTTAAATTAGAGAAATATGAGTTTTTTTTGTCGGACTTAGTTGAAGAAGTCTGGCCAATTTTACTTTCTCAGGCGGAGCAAAAGGGGATTAATCTAACCAAGAAAGTTGACCATATTTTAGTTGATGGTGATCCTAATCGTATAAAACAAATCATTGTAAATCTGATTGTGAATGCAGTTAATTACACAGGACAAAACGGTCAAATTGAACTGATTGGGAGAGAGGAAGATGAATGGATAAGCCTTGTTGTAAAGGATAATGGAATAGGAATCCCCGAGCAGGAACTTCCTAGAATTTTTGAACGGTTTTACCGCGTAGATAAAGCTAGAAGTAGGAATTCTGGGGGGACTGGATTAGGTTTAGCCATTGTTAAGCATATTGTTGAAGCCCATAAAGGAAAAATTAATGTTCAAAGTGAGGTAGGAACAGGGACTACTTTTTCTATTTACCTGCCGCGAAATATTAAAGAATAG